The Mercenaria mercenaria strain notata chromosome 1, MADL_Memer_1, whole genome shotgun sequence nucleotide sequence CATATCAGGATTCGGCCGTACCGACGAGGAGTAACTAAACTGAGCAAACTAAATTAAACACGTGTTTCATAAAAGATACTGATCTATTTTCGGACCTTCTTTGTTTGGTTGGTTTGAGTTTAAcaccgttttacaacagtatttcagttatgtaacggcgggcagttaacctaaccagtgttcctggattctgtaccagtacaaacctgtcaagtaactgccaacttccccatatgaatcagaggtgtttTTCGGACTTATTTCTAAAGTTTAATCTTCTATAGTTTGATAGAAAAGAACAGATGTCTAAAGGGTAAGTGTTGAACTAACACACATGCACTACTCTGTAACAACGCAAATATATGTAAACATTGTGACAGTGTAGTTTTGACAAATCAATAGCCATGTCTGGCACTGTCTCGAACAAGGTGGGTGTAGCAACTGATAAGTGGACTTTGCTAATCTTATTTTACTTGATTGATGATaaagatgtaaatatttttaccGTCGCTTCCGCTTTCTAGGGACAGCCTAATATTCTCGTGCTTTATTCTATGTGCTGTTCAAACTTGTAgaagatatttcatttataaagatGTAATGATAGACACCGAGTGAGAGCGAATTATATGTCGACAATAAAAAAGACGTGCATAACAAAAAGTTATAGGTACGTTTCAATATTTAGATTAAGATATACGcttaagaaactgaaaaaaaaaaaataccactcTGCAGCAGCTTATCATTGAAAACATCTCTACACATGCATCAATAGTATTTTTTCTTTGCAAATTCAGTTGCGGCTACCATACGGATGTTCCTTAGCGTCGTCAGCCCGGTATACAACATCAGAATGAACGAAATACCTATCGTTCTTTTGGCGTAAACAACGTTTCaataaaagatatttgaaatacgCATAGAATCTGTAACGCTGATGAAGTTTTTACAAACAATGGTATTTTTATAAGTCGgacaatattaaaaaataatggtTCATCCCTTCAAACTTTCATAACAATTGATTTTGTAATAGGATATGatttacaaatgaaatttaatGTGCACAACAACCCGAGTTCCATGTGTATTGGAGACAACAGTCGTGCGTCAAGGATCACAAAAAAAGAGATAAGGTCGGGTTTCATATAGAATGAAAAATGTTTGTCAAAACATTTGCATAAAAGTTGAAAGAATTAAGTATTCTCCTAAATGGAATTTTCCTGGAAGTATGCCTACAGACAGCAAGGCTTTACGTAATGAAGTAGACTAGTTTCGCAATAATAGCAAATTACTATTTAAAGATGGTGACAGTAAAGTAAACGAGTATGTTGCTAAACCCAGGGAACGTGAGGTTAAACTCGAACAAGAAACTAATAATAacgatagtttttttttaaagtttcaagaGAATGTGTATCAAaaaccaataaataaaaatacaataaatattcaatgatatttgtttgtaaacaaaatgacAAGAAACTAATTTACGTCTTAAAGCAACTAACCCAGGCCTTTATTTGCGTACACAAAGATGTTTATTATCAGTTATTTACTTAGATACCCCCGTTTCATTTATCTCAAACGAGTTACTCCCCGTTGCCTATACCATGCATCCCATTAATGCATGAACTCGATAGCAGTTCGCGATTGATAGTCGGAGTGAAAAGACGCACTACGTGCTGTCATAATTACTATAAGTTTACAAGCGGAAGGAGTATTGTGTACAATATTGATTAGTGACTCCGGCGATTGTTTAATAGTGTCATATGCTTATATCTTTGGAATTTCGTATTATGAATGAAAAATcgctttgaaaaaatagtataTCCGTATAAGATGACTTGTATTTTGTCAGTGCCTTCTTTGCACACAAACTCATTTAGCGAGGGCGGTGCAGATATACGAAATAAAGAATGTGAAAGTTTAGATTTGAACTGGATTACTGACCAAAATCTACATTCCGGATCATCTGAAAATCAAAGATGTGCCACCGCGTGTCATGTAGAATTGCTTGCCAGCACGGATTCACCTGTGTCATGCCGAATGGAAATTTCAAATGGACTTTCTGGGAATGTGAAACACGAACAAATGAATGTGCATACCGAAGAAAGTTTTGAAACGGACCTTAAACCAACTAATACGGAAAAGCATGTTCATATAAATGGtgagttgttttcatttttttttaatcctctGAGCTCTCTTATAAATTAATGATCATCTTCTCTTTCTTCAGCTTTAATTGATCCCGTACGCTTACAAGACCTTGTATTGACCGTATTTATATTAACTCTAGTTAAAACGCTCCCTTTGTTTGGCAAGATTATGTATACGATATGGTTAAGCGGTACAAAAAGCCAATAACTCTTATGTCACCGTAGCTAAATCGATCCTATATTCTTTTTTACGTATTACAGTTTGAATACACATggtagtaaaatatattttatatagctCAATATCGGCACAGTAAGCATCTTGAGCGAAATACCATTGATCGTACGCAGGGAAGGTTGTTTTAAGTTAACCGATAATTTTAAGTTCATACCTTACTGACATAGTTGGCATGTCATCACATTTCTCCGTTTCTTACATTCATTGATCATGGTCATTTCTGTCGGTTTTATCACTACTTGTAGTTTGGTGTAAACCTCTGTAATGACCTTTACTAGCGAAGTGAAATATATTATCATAATTGCGATATGCTTAACTATTCCTCTTTTTTGCCCCAGTTAGTTGTCCTGAATGAAAAAGATACCATGACTTTTGTCTACTTAATTTCTATGAGATACTGGGTAGAAGTGTTTTACCAACTATTAGTTCTTTAGGATGGTTTAGTTGAGATTATATTGATTTATGATGAAAGCTTGAATTGTATTTGAATCACTCTCGAATCTGCTCCCCCCACTGGAGAAATCGGTGACTACAGACTCATATGAGAGGGCATCGCCGTAACCCCACTGGAGCACAAACCTATGACATCCGGTTTTTGGCCTGTCAACCAACAGGGCATGGATTCGAGACCCAACGGGGTTACGATCATGCCCTCGCATTTGACTCTGTACTGGTTCTTTCTGAAAGCAGACTCGAGAATTAATTGTAATGATAACGGAACATTCTCGGTAATTGTTTGAATCTGAGCACCAGTTTCTTATGAAAACCCGCTTTTAGCGATTTATCAAAAACGACTCTAGATATTGACAAAATGTTAAACAATCTACGTCTCTTCTACGAGACTTTCATATAAGAGGATAAAGTTTTGGTTTAACCCATATTGACACCAGCCAATCTAAtgcaaaaagaaaattcaaaaaaggCATAACATGTGTAGAATTTACTACATGGTAATGTAGAAGTGTTAAGTTTgcgtaaattatttcttatttgtaAGCAAAATACATACCGAtctatatattatgttttttccCACAGATAAACAGCGTGTAACCAACCTATCTGATATGTGCAACAAGACAGATGTATTGCCGGATCATACGAATATAAGGAACCATGGAGTCAAACGAAAAGCCGAAATGAAGGAGACCGAAGAAACCTTTATTCCACCTAAACGCGTCTCACCGTTTTTAAACACACCAAAGGAAAGAAAAGACGAAAGAAAGAAAATTCTGAAAATCtcaattaaaaagataaaacagttAGATAACCCCGAAACCTATCTTAGAAAAACAGTTCTTGTGAATAACACAATGAAACGTCTTCAAACGGAATTACGACAAGAAAAACGTAGAGCTAAGAAATTTCCATCAAATAACAGAAGGCCTTTCAGTGGATATGATCTAACTAACAACATTTGTATGTCAGACACTTATTTGTTTGATGATCCTTTCCTATGTGGAATTCATGAGAAAATCACAGACGATATGACAGACACACTCATTAATAACGTGTTTCATAATAAAACGAATGACGAGAGCAAAGAATCTTATATTAGTGAAATGTCAGACACGAGGCCTAATGAAAAAGAAGTTTCTAACGATCAGTTGTGCATTAACTCAAGAATCTTTACGTCTTTAAATGTCTCTGAAGAAAATTCAGTTCAAAATCCTAGTGCCAAGAATACTACTAACATAGAGTGTAACATTTGGACGTGCTTAGACAATAGATCAGGTACACAGGAAATGCCTGTTGACAGGTGCTGTGAGTTTGAAGTTGTAAATCAGCGCATATTTAATAGCAGTGAAGAGAATTTAAGAACTATTAGCTATGATGATATCGGAACAGTgaatataaggaaaagtgacacTCAGACTAAAGGAAACAATAGATAACACCCAAGTAAAGTACAAATAACAGTTAGTATCAAAACACGATAAGGATATCTAACCAAGCGAAACTAATAAAGCGTGAGAATTCAATAGATGCTAAAATAAAATTTGCAGACATTGTTCAACACCTGTTTGATACAGATGTTTATAATTCGTTTGTAGCGTAAAAAAGAAAGGTGCAGTATACGAACAAAGCTCTAGCTTAGATCTGTTGGAACTCGATCAAAAATGGACCAGAAGTTGTTATCGCATTCCTTCAGTACATTCTTGTCTGGATTGCAGATTAATCATAGCAGTGTTATTCTATGTTTAATGCAATACAGAATCATGATATTTGAATTAAGAATACATTGGATGGATCATTtgatattcattcaaaatatgaCAGGTTTTATGATAGGAATGATTTGATCTGAAATTGATACATCATATCCATCTAGTCATTTCGTATATATTGTTGTTCTATAAGTCCTGTAAACAACAGTCCTTTAGCCTGTGTACAGCGTAATCTATAGAGaaactataaaataaaactaatcaATTTAGAGTAGTATACGAAACGTTGGTCGAGTCAAATGCAAAACGGTAAGAATGAACCACCAAATCGGCCATTGAGCGACCAAGTcataaattgttatattttacatatacataAGGTAATATACATGTGCACTAGGGACACCACGACCGACCATTAAAAGTTTGCATATACCTAATATTCTGCTCTGCAGCATGTTTCTGTAGTCTCGGCAAATTCATTTACACGGAATGACTTTATGAATGTTTTATGTCTATTTTACGAGCAACATATTCCCTTCCTCATGTTAAGTTCTATTTCAATTAGATTTATAGTATTGCTGATAACCATACGTTCATCTCGAGCATTAACACTGGTTATGAGTTTTGAAGTTTTGCACACACAAAGCCTTTTATCCTATGTCTTTCATGCATTGacataaaatttgaaacatgttaaaataattatgtattacgCATTATGGGTTAGGAAGCCAGGGAAGTCTGACgttattaaattttaatgtttcatttcATCCGTGCAATGCTATTTGAAGAAAAATCACAGCATTTCCTTAGAAACAGTTCAGATCTAGCTTTATCATATTTCTGCTAAATAAAGATTGGGTATTTATCTTCTGTACCGTAGGgcatatttgtatatgttaagTTTTCGCACACTCTGGCCTAGCTTGGCCCGGCCTAGCCCAATATTTGGCATATCGGGCCAGGCTAGACCAGGTTAGGCCAAGTCAGAGAACTTGCCTCACAGTAGAACTTCTCTTATCCAGATGAACTTTGGACTATGTTTTGTTCAAGTTTTCATACAATAACTAATTACAGAAATGTTTGTTGCTATATATACCATTATAATATAAAACCTATTTATAAGttgtttttaatgaaaacatAAAGATGCGTCTTtcatttttgtcttttctttGTTATTAAGCCTTTTACCTTCttattcaaacatgaccactaacagTTGACAGTATGAATTATAAAGTGTAGTGACTCTTTTACCTTTTATCTGTCCTATCCCCTTGCTATCTTACATAGATACATTGACATGACAAAAACTGCAATATAATATTCATCATGTCATAGTTATATTTGCAGTGGGTGTGATACTGCAATAATATAAGTTTTACATgatacgttttcagtttttctatTAGTAAATGAATCCCTAACATTTGATAATAAATGCCCGAGAAAAAGTTATACATTGACCTTGatcatttttgtacttaaatcAACGTAATGTCACTCCTTTGACgtattttaattgtatttcaggtataaatattgaaatgtcaTTCAGTAGTGTATACAATACTTCACCGATTTATTACAACGCATTATGAAAATTGCTGATCTTAAGAGataatatttgttgtttaaagGGTAACACGGACTGCGATAACACGTATGTAAATAAAGCTTACGATATCGTATCATACCATTAGCAAAGCTTACGTAATATTCAGTCATATATGTGAAGGTTGTTTTAGTAGACTGGGAAATGTTtgcaattgtttttatttccGCGATTTATAAATCACTCGCTAATTCAAGATACTTGCGTgttccaatttggacagtgccattaactgttaaaatggggtgtttaccaaaaagatactggctgaataacgaacagtgcagatcatgatcagactgcacggatgtgcaggctgttcatgatctacactggtcgcaaaggcagaatcaatcgtatccagcatggtaagggttaacaccCATCATGTCTTCAAACGCACTCACAGCATTTTCACCGATCATGTCAATTGCATTCCTTCGGATTGTTTTCCTTTAAAGCTGTTGCGATCAAAGTTAACTAAAACGCAATGTCCAAGTCTTGGTTTTTAGTAGTAGACTCTTTTGTGATCATGTTTTGCCCAATACACATTTTTCAAGACTTCGGTAGAAATAGTTACTATTTATATCCCTGcatttgttatattattattcacattttttccttcttatttcattttttgttgatatattatGTATTTTCGTTTCACCCTCAATTTACATCACCACATATAATTACGACTGACAAAaacatgttgttgtgtttattATCTTAAACGTGTGCTTCTGTTCTGGCATGTTGTTATGAATTCAGTTCAATTTGCTTACTAACAGTATAGGTAATTTTATGTAACGTCCTTTATAcatcattttacttttatttgttaaatatgatGATTACTgatatcaaattgttttaaaataaaagatgaaattattattattgggAATAAAGTGATAATGTATCGTTTATATTCTTTTCTAGTTCACAGCTGTCACGTTAATTACTCGACAGTAATTAGCCCGACATAAAGGCAACAGAAAACCGTACAATAAAACATTGCTATCATATCCTATTCATAACACGTTCGTAATATCTTGTCAAACATAGAAAGCGTTTAAACCAAGTTATAGATAACCACATAGTAATAATAGCCAAATTCAATGGATGCCGTCAATTTAAGCTACACAAAACAGTATGTGATCATTCAATTCATTCGACAGTCTAAGgtatatacaaataataaaaacaataatccGTTTATAGGAACATACCTCTCATAACCTTCTACAGAGAACACTTGATGCTCGCAGGCATCCATTTGTAATTTATATTCAGCACAAAATCGTTGAGCGTGTGCTTTCTTCTACATGGCATTGGGTGTGCACATCATTGATAATGTTATAACAAGAATATGTATGATGTGATAACAAGAATATGTACTATGGGCATTTATCCAattacattttgtaagaattaaaACTATCCCTTCTGTCTGCACCAACCGTTGAGCACCAACTTAAACGGATTGGTTTATGTTCAAAGATGGTATTAACACTATGCAAGATATATCGGCGGTATAGTTATTCAATGTATTAGAATTACATGCCAATGATAGTGATATTCATCTAAATGTATTAGCAGATAACGCTGATAAAATAACTCAATCTCATGAATCacgtctgctattattttgcttgattgcgcTTTTTCTTTGGTCGCGTTTTTGCTACACGTATACGCGGCGGTCAATAAACCTAAACAGAGCACAACAACATACTTCTATGGTTTACAAATTCATTATATAAATCAAAGATGCAGTTGTTAACCATGAAGAACATACACACATCTTGTTGGTCATTAACCTTACTTTGAGTAAGAATAAGTTTATACTATCTGGGTTTTCAGCGAAGCTAATCGCTGCCAcgaatattacatttttgaacaGATAGTTTGATATTAGAtatcataatatttcaaaacaaaaaatgataagCTAAAAGGTTATGTAAACACTCTAACTCCTCGGAAGCAAAGGTTTTGGTGCTTTGCGATTTGATGCAGGTCATGACCTTTGTGTCCTTCATTTCTATGTTGTCCGAGCTCAGTCGATTTTATTCCGTTTATAACGATGTATCTAGAAAGAAAACATAGGTAATAGGCTGGTCGGTTATTGACCGCTGACGAGTTGAAGTTGACCGATTGAATGTGAAAGTTATAAACTGTTTATCCATAAaggtaaacat carries:
- the LOC128545862 gene encoding uncharacterized protein LOC128545862; the protein is MKNRFEKIVYPYKMTCILSVPSLHTNSFSEGGADIRNKECESLDLNWITDQNLHSGSSENQRCATACHVELLASTDSPVSCRMEISNGLSGNVKHEQMNVHTEESFETDLKPTNTEKHVHINDKQRVTNLSDMCNKTDVLPDHTNIRNHGVKRKAEMKETEETFIPPKRVSPFLNTPKERKDERKKILKISIKKIKQLDNPETYLRKTVLVNNTMKRLQTELRQEKRRAKKFPSNNRRPFSGYDLTNNICMSDTYLFDDPFLCGIHEKITDDMTDTLINNVFHNKTNDESKESYISEMSDTRPNEKEVSNDQLCINSRIFTSLNVSEENSVQNPSAKNTTNIECNIWTCLDNRSGTQEMPVDRCCEFEVVNQRIFNSSEENLRTISYDDIGTVNIRKSDTQTKGNNR